Proteins from a genomic interval of Trifolium pratense cultivar HEN17-A07 linkage group LG6, ARS_RC_1.1, whole genome shotgun sequence:
- the LOC123889075 gene encoding uncharacterized protein LOC123889075 translates to MKVATPGKLTNVGRRTFHDDISVIVVFLDNKTPLIKKHIHDLSYRGSTDGSQPSGFALSALTVAESHSFTGDLKKSFKKRFKGSTSKGQSSRAPEGLHLLDMEETSGNQTESSKGKSLWDPLRKHLKWKKR, encoded by the coding sequence ATGAAGGTTGCGACTCCAGGAAAGTTAACTAATGTTGGCAGGAGGACTTTTCACGACGATATAAGTGTGATCGTCGTGTTCTTGGACAACAAGACGCCGCTTATCAAGAAGCACATACATGATCTTTCCTACAGAGGCTCAACTGATGGGAGTCAACCATCGGGCTTTGCACTGTCTGCATTAACTGTTGCGGAATCGCACTCATTTACGGGGGATCTTAAGAAAAGTTTCAAAAAACGGTTTAAGGGATCAACCTCGAAGGGTCAGAGCTCTAGGGCTCCTGAGGGTCTGCACCTTCTTGATATGGAAGAGACCTCTGGGAATCAGACTGAGAGCTCTAAGGGAAAAAGCCTTTGGGACCCTCTGAGAAAGCATCTGAAATGGAAGAAGCGTTAA
- the LOC123889074 gene encoding probable protein phosphatase 2C 68: MHKVLQTVVDLFRRRNDDLIAFDEDPYTRSINLERHCFGEFSMANAQANTIMEDQSQVEVASHNALYLGVYDGHGGVEASLYVLNNLFNNLLRFAHENDNAITEATLMNAVADTERGFFDYVLNNIVQIQTIGKVGSCCLAGVLWKGVLYIANLGDSRAVIGSVVDKRVTAVKLTTDHNCNDPVIREELKSMHPGDDTIVMEKNGWRVKGIIMVSRSIGDTYLKRPPFLLPASFPTYEKVPDPFERGVVSAEPEMLTRVIEETDKFLIFASDGLWDLMSNDEAVQIVHKNPRNVSIYLCLVLS; encoded by the exons ATGCATAAGGTTCTACAAACTGTAGTTGATCTGTTCAGGAGGAGGAATGATGATCTCATTGCATTCGATGAAGACCCTTACACGAGATCGATCAATCTCGAACGACATTGCTTTGGAGAATTTTCTATGGCTAATGCTCAAGCCAATACAATTATGGAAGATCAAAGCCAAGTTGAAGTTGCCTCTCACAATGCACTCTATCTTGGAGTTTACGATGGCCATGGTGGCGTCGAAGCATCGCTCTATGTTCTTAATAACCTCTTCAACAATCTATTGA GGTTTGCTCATGAGAATGATAACGCTATAACTGAGGCGACTTTGATGAATGCGGTTGCTGATACCGAACGTGGATTTtttgattatgtgctaaataaTATTGTTCAAATTCAGACGATCGGAAAAGTTGGTTCATGCTGTCTTGCTGGGGTTTTGTGGAAGGGTGTGCTGTATATCGCAAATCTTGGAGATTCGCGTGCTGTAATTGGTTCTGTGGTTGACAAAAGAGTCACTGCTGTAAAATTGACAACAGATCACAACTGTAATGATCCGGTTATTCGAGAAGAACTCAAATCAATGCATCCCGGTGATGATACCATTGTGATGGAGAAGAATGGGTGGCGCGTCAAAGGCATCATTATG GTTAGTAGAAGTATTGGTGATACATATTTGAAGAGGCCTCCATTTTTGTTGCCGGCTTCCTTCCCGACGTACGAGAAAGTTCCTGATCCTTTTGAGAGAGGGGTGGTATCTGCAGAACCAGAGATGCTTACTAGAGTTATAGAAGAAACTGATAAGTTTCTTATATTTGCTTCTGATGGACTCTGGGATCTCATGTCAAATGATGAGGCAGTTCAAATTGTTCATAAGAATCCAAGAAATGTAAGTATATATCTATGCCTTGTTCTTTCTTAG